Within Paracoccus jeotgali, the genomic segment GCAGCATGGAACGCGGCGGCCATTCTGCGCATCTCGAGCGCGGGAGCTACGGGCGCGGCGATTATGGCGGCGGCGATTACGCGCGCGGCAGTTCCGGCGGCGGCGACTATCGCGGCGGCGGCTATGGTGGCGGCTACGGCAGCGGCGGCTACGGCGGCGGCGGTTATGGCGGCGGCTATGGACGCGGCGGCTCGGGCCGGGACGACTATCAGCGCGGCCAGTCCGGCTGGGGCGACGATCATCGCTCGGGCCGCGACCACAATGACGGCGAGCATCGCGGCAAGGGGCCCAAGGGCTATACCCGCAGCGACGACCGCCTGCGCGAGGACGTCTCGGACCGGCTGATGCATGACGGACAGGTCGACGCCTCGGACATCGAGGTCAGCGTGAAGGATGGCGAGGTGACGCTGAAGGGCACTGTCGACAGCCGCCAGGCCAAGCGCCGCGCCGAGGATTGCGTCGAGGACTGCCCCGGCGTTCAGCAGGTCCAGAACATGCTGCGCGTGAAGGACCGCTCGGACCGCGACTCCGACTCGGATTCGCAAAGCGGCTCGCAAAGCGGTTCGCAATCGGGCAGCCAATCGGGTTCCCAGTCCGGCAGCCAGTCCAGCGCGTCGGGCTCGCGGTCTGGCTCGCAAGGCTCGCAGCAGGGCAAGTCGCAGTCCTGACCTGCCCGCGCCGACCGGAAAGCCCCGCACCAGCTGCGGGGCTTTTCCCGGCCTCGGCGCCATTCCGCGCCCGGTCCGGAAACCGCCCGGCGAACAGGAACCGGCCCCGCCGCCAGGCGTTTCCCAACCACATCACGACATCATCACATCCCCAATCAGGAGCATCCCGCGATGGCCAAGGAAAAGACACTGGTCGACCTGTTTCACGACACGCTCAAGGACATCTACTACGCCGAGCGCAAGATCCTGAAATCGCTGCCCAAGATGAAGCGCGCGGCGCAGTCTGAGGATCTGAAAAAGGCGTTCGAGAAGCACCACGAACAGACTGAGGGCCAGATCGAGCGCCTGCAGCAGGTCTTTGAAATCCTCGGCAAGACGGCCCGCGGCAAGACCTGCGAGGCGATCGAAGGCATCCTGACCGAGGGCGAAGAGATCATGGAGGAGTTCAAGGGCTCTCCCGCACTCGATGCCGGGCTGATCTCGTCGGCGCAGGCGGTCGAGCATTACGAGATCACCCGCTACGGCACGCTGAAGCGTTGGGCGACCGAGCTAGGGATGAAGGACGCCGCCAAGCTGCTGGACCAGACGCTGCAGGAGGAGTCCACGACGGATGAGGATCTGACCAAGCTGGCGGAAAGCTCGATCAACGAGCATGCGAAGGCCTGAAGCGGTTTAAGGGCGAGGTGAGAGGGGCTGCGTTCAGCGATGGACGTGGCCCTTTTTCAATGGGTTGGCGCTGAGGGGCCGCGGACCGGTCGGGGCCTGCGGTGTTTTCTAAGGATCGCGCGGGTGGCGGTGCGGGATTGAGTATTTGGGCAAAGAAGAAGCGAAGTGTTCACTTTTGCCCGATATTCCTGCTTTGGCTGTAGAGGCTTGAGAGGAACTGAGCGCCGGAGAAGTCGCAGTTGTGTGACGCCCGCCTGACTTGCAAGCGAGGGTGTGGGAGGCTGATGCTGCATAGGGCCTCTTCGCAGGCGGAACAGGTTGGACAGCATGAGAAAAATGGTAACGTCTCGGGTCGATAGGCTGCTGTCGGCAATGGGGTACGGCTCGCGCAGCGAGATTGCGCGGCTGGCGCGGGCGGGGGGGATCGAGCTGGACGGCGTGGTGCTGACGGATGTGGCGGCGCGGGTTGCGCTCTCGGATGATCTGCCGGTGCGGATGAGTGTGGGGGGGCAGCCGCTCGACCCGCTGCCGGGTATGGTGATTCTGCTGAACAAGCCGCTTGGGATGACGTGTTCGCACAAAGAGGACGGTCCGCTGGTGCATGACCTGCTGCCGGATCGCTGGCGGCGGCGCAGGCCTCCGGTCTCGACCGTGGGGCGCCTGGACAAGCAGACGAGCGGGTTGCTGCTGCTGACAGATGATGGCGATCTGCTGCACCGGATCATCAGCCCCAGGCGTCATGTCCGAAAGACTTATCGCGCGACCCTCGCGCGACCTCTGACGGGGCGGGAGGGTGAGGTGTTTGCGTCGGGGAGCTTGCGTCTGGAGGGCGACGAGAAGCCGCTGGCGCCGGCGGAGTTGCAGGTGATCTCGGACCGCGAGGCGCGCCTGACGATTACCGAGGGGCGCTATCATCAGGTGCGCCGAATGTTCGCCGCGGTGGGAAATCATGTTGAGGCGCTGCACCGGGAGTCGGTGGGGGCGCTGACGCTGCCTGCCGATCTGGCGCCGGGTGAATGGAGGCTGTTGGGTGAGGACGAGGTGGGATTGGTTTTTCAGTAGGTCCGGAATGCTAGCGAACTTACTGGCTGGCGGGCCTGACCGGCGGTAGCTTTTGCGTTCGCGGACAATGAGCTTGTGACGCTTGAAGCGTGATTAAGTTGTTATTGGCGCGGTTTTCTTGTGTTGGGAGCAAGATCTTAGCGACACCTAACGCTCTTTGACGCTGGGGGGCTATTCGCGCGCAAGATGAGACCCCGAGCCGGATAGGGCGAGGGTGTGATTATAGGCTACTCTGCTGCACCTTGAGGAGGCTTAACGCGACCCTTGGCAATCTGCTGACCAACAAGAGGCTGGCCCAAGCGCAGATCAAACGCTTTCCGGTAGCCGCCCTCCGTCACCTTGGACCTTCCGCCCAAGCCCGCCACCCTCACCCCCGCCGCGACATCGCGTGGTGACCGGCTTGCGACTGGACTTCGAAATACAGCTTTTGCACGATGGGGTAGCGTTTGCGGATGCGGCGTTCGGCTTCGGTGACGATTTCCTCGATCCGCTGCGAGGTGACGTCGTCCTTGAAGTCGATGCTCATGGTCAGCAGCACGTCATAGGGGCCGAAATGCAGGCTGCGGATGTCGTTGATCGCGATGATCTCGGACACCCCGGACAGGCCCGAGCGGATCGTGTCGATGATCTCGGGGTCGGTCGATTCGCCGATCAGCAGCCCCTTGACCTCGACCGCCAGGAAGAACGCCGTCACCGCCAGCAGGACGCCGATCCCGATCGAGGCGAGGCCGTCCCAGATCGGGTTGCCGGTCAGCCAGGACAGGGTCAGCCCCGCGGCGGCGATCAGCAGGCCCAGACAGGCGGCGGCGTCCTCGGCCAGCACGACAAAGATGGTGGGGTCCTTGATATCGCGCAGGTCGCGCCACAGGCCGTGGCCCTTGCGCATCTGCTGGAACTTGCTGACCGCGACCGAGAGGGAATAGCCTTCGAACACCAGCGAGATCGCCAGCACGCCATAGGGGATCCACGGCACGCCGCCGGGTTCGTGGCCGCCATGCAGGATGGCGCGGATGCCCTCATACGCCGACAGTCCGGCGCCGAGGGCGAAGATCAGCACGGCGACGATGAAGGCCCAGAAATAGATCTCGGCGCTGTAGCCGAAGGGGTGGGCGTGGTCGGCGGGGGTCTTGGCGCGGGCGAGGCCGAGCAGCAGAAAACCCTCATTCGCGGTGTCGATGCTGGAGTGGATGCCCTCGGCCAGCATCGCCGATGAGCCCGAGAGCCATGCCGCGATGAACTTGGTCACCGCGATCCCGCAATTGGCGATCAGCGCCGCATAGACGGCGGCCTTGCCGCTGTCGGTGGGGTCGCTCGCCGTCTTCACATGTCCCATGGCCACGCCTTTTGCCTTGCCTCGTGGGGCGGAACGTCGAAACGGCGCGGGGGGTTCACGGATTTTTGGGCGGGGCTTGCGGGAGCGGGTGGGGACGTCGCGGCAGAGGGCTGCTATCAGGCCCGATCAGCCAGATCCTCGGGCCGGTCCACGTCGATCAACGCCTCGGCAGGGGCCTCGACCGCGTTGGCCCCGCGCAGCAAGGCGCCCGCGCCACGGTCCCCGGTGATGCCTCGCAGTTGCGGGAACACCGGCGCGGGGAAGCAGGCGGGAACGCCGATGCGGCCGTCGGGGTGGCGGACGCCGCTGGGGCGGTCCCCGCAGCCGTCCAGCACCGCCGCG encodes:
- a CDS encoding BON domain-containing protein is translated as MPNQYYRGSRRDDDRYQDDRYRDDMRGGYGGHWDRDDDYRGGGRGAGYGGGRDSDYGYGGYGDRGRGGDYGRDEYRRGGDDWGGRGWSDRDRDQRGRDMDEDRYGGRSGDRMRSMERGGHSAHLERGSYGRGDYGGGDYARGSSGGGDYRGGGYGGGYGSGGYGGGGYGGGYGRGGSGRDDYQRGQSGWGDDHRSGRDHNDGEHRGKGPKGYTRSDDRLREDVSDRLMHDGQVDASDIEVSVKDGEVTLKGTVDSRQAKRRAEDCVEDCPGVQQVQNMLRVKDRSDRDSDSDSQSGSQSGSQSGSQSGSQSGSQSSASGSRSGSQGSQQGKSQS
- a CDS encoding cation diffusion facilitator family transporter, yielding MGHVKTASDPTDSGKAAVYAALIANCGIAVTKFIAAWLSGSSAMLAEGIHSSIDTANEGFLLLGLARAKTPADHAHPFGYSAEIYFWAFIVAVLIFALGAGLSAYEGIRAILHGGHEPGGVPWIPYGVLAISLVFEGYSLSVAVSKFQQMRKGHGLWRDLRDIKDPTIFVVLAEDAAACLGLLIAAAGLTLSWLTGNPIWDGLASIGIGVLLAVTAFFLAVEVKGLLIGESTDPEIIDTIRSGLSGVSEIIAINDIRSLHFGPYDVLLTMSIDFKDDVTSQRIEEIVTEAERRIRKRYPIVQKLYFEVQSQAGHHAMSRRG
- a CDS encoding YciE/YciF ferroxidase family protein, encoding MAKEKTLVDLFHDTLKDIYYAERKILKSLPKMKRAAQSEDLKKAFEKHHEQTEGQIERLQQVFEILGKTARGKTCEAIEGILTEGEEIMEEFKGSPALDAGLISSAQAVEHYEITRYGTLKRWATELGMKDAAKLLDQTLQEESTTDEDLTKLAESSINEHAKA
- a CDS encoding pseudouridine synthase, yielding MRKMVTSRVDRLLSAMGYGSRSEIARLARAGGIELDGVVLTDVAARVALSDDLPVRMSVGGQPLDPLPGMVILLNKPLGMTCSHKEDGPLVHDLLPDRWRRRRPPVSTVGRLDKQTSGLLLLTDDGDLLHRIISPRRHVRKTYRATLARPLTGREGEVFASGSLRLEGDEKPLAPAELQVISDREARLTITEGRYHQVRRMFAAVGNHVEALHRESVGALTLPADLAPGEWRLLGEDEVGLVFQ